One segment of Stegostoma tigrinum isolate sSteTig4 chromosome 24, sSteTig4.hap1, whole genome shotgun sequence DNA contains the following:
- the LOC125465079 gene encoding uncharacterized protein LOC125465079 isoform X1, whose amino-acid sequence MAECLREHGLEILQPKGPGSRLWNCDHKPRRTRHLLASHRPDLPDHMDNQQQGLAGLGTRTDLTETRGTRPLPVSQRSNQLGRVVQRHRGPSSPRTTPDLTVRHQGNLTCPGTRPDLAETRHRRDLTRQTIGPPEALEAVTSSQDLTRCTHLSPVVAHGPNQFQGPTRSSHQPRKRGRRAGLQVRLKQRGFKSSLPSIFLANVQAIENKLDELKTRLTYQRELRDCCVLCFTETWLTPTTPDNALQPEGFSIHRMDCTVSLGRARDGGVCLLINNSWCSDVATLLSYCSQDLEYLMLKCRPYYLPREFTCVILTVVYIPPHAEMKSALDEIYTVTNRFEMKYPEALFIIAGDFNQANLKSVLPKYHQHVSCPTRGANILDHCYTTVKDAYCSIPRPHFGNSDRNAVFLLPAYKQKLKRENPVQRVVQCWSEETDKLLRDCFESVDWSVFKNSAANLNEYATTVTDFISKCVEDCVPKKLIRVFPNQKPWMNWEIHSLLKSRSEAFKSGDPDLYKKSRYDLRKAIRDAKRQHQNKLESQTNHASSSHLWQGLCDIMGYKESSRTAGSNTSLSDELNAFYACSEQKVSETMSPAPIVWSAPVPTITVADVRSAFLRVNPRKVTGPDGIPGRALGSCADQLAGVFADIFNLSLLQSEVPNCFKKTTIVSMPKENQASCLNDYHPVALTSLIMKCFESLVKAHINPSLPACLDPLQFTYCHNRSTADAISLALHSPLEHRDNYVRLIDYSSTFNTIIPIKLTSKL is encoded by the exons ATGGCTGAGTGTCTGAGGGAGCACG GTCTGGAGATTCTTCAACCGAAGGGGCCTGGCAGCCGACTTTGGAATTGCGACCACAAACCCAGACGGACCAGACATTTACTAGCTTCTCACAGGCCTGACCTACCTGACCACATGGATAACCAGCAGCAAGGCCTGGCTGGTCTGGGAACAAGAACTGACCTCACGGAGACCCGAGGGACCAGACCCTTACCAGTTTCTCAAAGGTCCAACCAACTTGGCCGCGTGGTGCAACGACATCGAGGCCCTTCCAGCCCGAGAACGACACCTGACCTAACGGTCCGACATCAAGGGAACCTGACCTGTCCGGGGACAAGACCTGACCTCGCAGAGACCCGACATCGAAGAGACCTGACCAGACAGACTATAGGACCGCCTGAAGCACTCGAGGCTGTGACCAGTTCCCAGGATCTGACTAGATGCACTCACTTATCTCCTGTAGTGGCTCACGGCCCCAACCAATTCCAGGGCCCAACCAGAAGCAGCCACCAACCCAGGAAAAGGGGGAGACGTGCTGGCCTACAGGTGAGACTGAAACAACGTGGTTTCAAGTCCTCCCTCCCCAGCATATTCCTGGCAAATGTCCAAGCTATCGAAAACAAGCTAGATGAACTTAAAACTAGACTCACCTATCAGAGGGAATTGAGAGATTGCTGTGTGCTTtgttttacagagacatggctcactcCCACTACACCTGACAATGCCTTACAGCCTGAGGGCTTCTCAATTCATCGGATGGACTGCACAGTGTCCTTGGGTAGGGCAAGGGATGGAGGGGTCTGCCTCCTAATCAATAACTCTTGGTGCTCAGATGTGGCCACCCTGCTAAGTTACTGCTCCCAGGACCTAGAATATTTAATGTTGAAGTGCCGTCCCTATTACCTGCCGCGGGAGTTCACCTGTGTTATTCTGACAGTAGTTTACATCCCACCCCATGCAGAAATGAAGAGTGCACTTGATGAAATATACACAGTTACAAATAGATTCGAGATGAAATACCCTGAGGCCTTGTTCATCATAGCTggtgacttcaaccaggccaacctcAAAAGTGTTCTACCAAAATACCATCAACACGTCTCCTGTCCCACCAGAGGTGCAAACATTCTTGACCATTGCTACACAACTGTCAAAGATGCCTACTGCTCCATACCTCGCCCACATTTTGGAAACTCAGACCGTAACGCTGTGTTCCttctcccagcttacaagcagaaactgaagcGGGAAAACCCAGTACAGAGAGTCGTACAGTGCTGGTCTGAAGAGACGGACAAGCTCCTACGTGACTGCTTCGAGTCGGTGGACTGGTCCGtattcaagaactcagcagcCAACTTAAATGAGTATGCCACTACTGTTACAGACTTCATCAGTAAGTGTGTAGAAGACTGCGTGCCAAAGAAGTTAATCCGAGTGTTCCCCAaccagaaaccatggatgaactggGAGATTCACTCCCTCCTCAAGTCCAGGTCTGAGGCATTCAAGTCGGGTGACCCTGACCTATACAAGAAATCCAGGTACGACCTTCGTAaagccatcagagatgccaagagaCAGCACCAGAATAAGCTAGAGTCCCAGACTAACCATGCAAGCAGTTCTCATTTGTGGCAAGGCTTATGTGACATAATGGGCTACAAAGAATCAAGTAGAACTGCTGGCAGCAATACATCACTCTCCGATGAGCTTAATGCATTCTATGCTTGTTccgaacagaaggtcagtgaaacgaTGTCCCCTGCTCCGATAGTCTGGAGTGCACCTGTACCCACAATCACCGTTGCAGATGTTAGATCAGCCTTTCTAAGAGTGAACCCACGGAAAGTGACTGGCCCGGATGGAATCCCTGGCCGTGCACTTGGATCCTGCGCAGACCAGCTTGCTGGAGTATttgctgacatctttaacctctccttgctCCAATCTGAAGTCCCCaattgcttcaagaagaccactattgTCTCGATGCCAAAGGAAAATCAAGCAtcgtgcctcaatgactaccatccagtggctctgacatccttaattatgaagtgctttgagagttTAGTCAAGGCTCACATCAACCCCAGCCTCCCAGCCTGTCTTGATCCTTTACAGTTCACCTACTGTCACAACAGGTCCACGGCAGACGCCATCTCTCTAGCCCTACACTCACCCCTTGAACATCGGGATAATTATGTCagacttattgactacagctccaccttcaacaccataattccaattAAACTGacctccaaactctga
- the LOC125465079 gene encoding uncharacterized protein LOC125465079 isoform X2 produces the protein MDNQQQGLAGLGTRTDLTETRGTRPLPVSQRSNQLGRVVQRHRGPSSPRTTPDLTVRHQGNLTCPGTRPDLAETRHRRDLTRQTIGPPEALEAVTSSQDLTRCTHLSPVVAHGPNQFQGPTRSSHQPRKRGRRAGLQVRLKQRGFKSSLPSIFLANVQAIENKLDELKTRLTYQRELRDCCVLCFTETWLTPTTPDNALQPEGFSIHRMDCTVSLGRARDGGVCLLINNSWCSDVATLLSYCSQDLEYLMLKCRPYYLPREFTCVILTVVYIPPHAEMKSALDEIYTVTNRFEMKYPEALFIIAGDFNQANLKSVLPKYHQHVSCPTRGANILDHCYTTVKDAYCSIPRPHFGNSDRNAVFLLPAYKQKLKRENPVQRVVQCWSEETDKLLRDCFESVDWSVFKNSAANLNEYATTVTDFISKCVEDCVPKKLIRVFPNQKPWMNWEIHSLLKSRSEAFKSGDPDLYKKSRYDLRKAIRDAKRQHQNKLESQTNHASSSHLWQGLCDIMGYKESSRTAGSNTSLSDELNAFYACSEQKVSETMSPAPIVWSAPVPTITVADVRSAFLRVNPRKVTGPDGIPGRALGSCADQLAGVFADIFNLSLLQSEVPNCFKKTTIVSMPKENQASCLNDYHPVALTSLIMKCFESLVKAHINPSLPACLDPLQFTYCHNRSTADAISLALHSPLEHRDNYVRLIDYSSTFNTIIPIKLTSKL, from the coding sequence ATGGATAACCAGCAGCAAGGCCTGGCTGGTCTGGGAACAAGAACTGACCTCACGGAGACCCGAGGGACCAGACCCTTACCAGTTTCTCAAAGGTCCAACCAACTTGGCCGCGTGGTGCAACGACATCGAGGCCCTTCCAGCCCGAGAACGACACCTGACCTAACGGTCCGACATCAAGGGAACCTGACCTGTCCGGGGACAAGACCTGACCTCGCAGAGACCCGACATCGAAGAGACCTGACCAGACAGACTATAGGACCGCCTGAAGCACTCGAGGCTGTGACCAGTTCCCAGGATCTGACTAGATGCACTCACTTATCTCCTGTAGTGGCTCACGGCCCCAACCAATTCCAGGGCCCAACCAGAAGCAGCCACCAACCCAGGAAAAGGGGGAGACGTGCTGGCCTACAGGTGAGACTGAAACAACGTGGTTTCAAGTCCTCCCTCCCCAGCATATTCCTGGCAAATGTCCAAGCTATCGAAAACAAGCTAGATGAACTTAAAACTAGACTCACCTATCAGAGGGAATTGAGAGATTGCTGTGTGCTTtgttttacagagacatggctcactcCCACTACACCTGACAATGCCTTACAGCCTGAGGGCTTCTCAATTCATCGGATGGACTGCACAGTGTCCTTGGGTAGGGCAAGGGATGGAGGGGTCTGCCTCCTAATCAATAACTCTTGGTGCTCAGATGTGGCCACCCTGCTAAGTTACTGCTCCCAGGACCTAGAATATTTAATGTTGAAGTGCCGTCCCTATTACCTGCCGCGGGAGTTCACCTGTGTTATTCTGACAGTAGTTTACATCCCACCCCATGCAGAAATGAAGAGTGCACTTGATGAAATATACACAGTTACAAATAGATTCGAGATGAAATACCCTGAGGCCTTGTTCATCATAGCTggtgacttcaaccaggccaacctcAAAAGTGTTCTACCAAAATACCATCAACACGTCTCCTGTCCCACCAGAGGTGCAAACATTCTTGACCATTGCTACACAACTGTCAAAGATGCCTACTGCTCCATACCTCGCCCACATTTTGGAAACTCAGACCGTAACGCTGTGTTCCttctcccagcttacaagcagaaactgaagcGGGAAAACCCAGTACAGAGAGTCGTACAGTGCTGGTCTGAAGAGACGGACAAGCTCCTACGTGACTGCTTCGAGTCGGTGGACTGGTCCGtattcaagaactcagcagcCAACTTAAATGAGTATGCCACTACTGTTACAGACTTCATCAGTAAGTGTGTAGAAGACTGCGTGCCAAAGAAGTTAATCCGAGTGTTCCCCAaccagaaaccatggatgaactggGAGATTCACTCCCTCCTCAAGTCCAGGTCTGAGGCATTCAAGTCGGGTGACCCTGACCTATACAAGAAATCCAGGTACGACCTTCGTAaagccatcagagatgccaagagaCAGCACCAGAATAAGCTAGAGTCCCAGACTAACCATGCAAGCAGTTCTCATTTGTGGCAAGGCTTATGTGACATAATGGGCTACAAAGAATCAAGTAGAACTGCTGGCAGCAATACATCACTCTCCGATGAGCTTAATGCATTCTATGCTTGTTccgaacagaaggtcagtgaaacgaTGTCCCCTGCTCCGATAGTCTGGAGTGCACCTGTACCCACAATCACCGTTGCAGATGTTAGATCAGCCTTTCTAAGAGTGAACCCACGGAAAGTGACTGGCCCGGATGGAATCCCTGGCCGTGCACTTGGATCCTGCGCAGACCAGCTTGCTGGAGTATttgctgacatctttaacctctccttgctCCAATCTGAAGTCCCCaattgcttcaagaagaccactattgTCTCGATGCCAAAGGAAAATCAAGCAtcgtgcctcaatgactaccatccagtggctctgacatccttaattatgaagtgctttgagagttTAGTCAAGGCTCACATCAACCCCAGCCTCCCAGCCTGTCTTGATCCTTTACAGTTCACCTACTGTCACAACAGGTCCACGGCAGACGCCATCTCTCTAGCCCTACACTCACCCCTTGAACATCGGGATAATTATGTCagacttattgactacagctccaccttcaacaccataattccaattAAACTGacctccaaactctga